AAGGGGCCGTACATTATGGTCTTCTCCCTAAAATCATAGACGCTGGGAGCGTGGAGCAGTATCAGATCTATCTCAGGCAAGTCTATATCCTCCAAATATTATTGATCAGAAAGCGGCGGGCGAAATGATGGATTTAAGAATTTTACGGGCGGCGCCATTGGGCAATGTTTCAAGGAGCCGGGCCGTCTCATCGTAAAGGGATAAGGGAGCCTTCTCGCCCAGAAGCTCCATTTTGATCAGGCGGCCAAGCGATCTTCCAAAGACGCCGAGATCATCTAAGAGTTTGCCGGTAAGACCTGCGGCAAGTCCTCCAAGGAAGACGGCGGCGGTCAACTCCTCCACCCAAACGAGCGGCTCGCCTTGAGACTCAAAAGAGCGTCTTGCCACCTCTTTTATGATTTTAGAGAGGTGACCCGCATAAGTGGGGTCGGGAAGAGATGCCACCATCCCAAGGGCTTTGGCATAACATAGGTCGCCCAGAATTAGGCCCGTGTTTTTTGGCTCATCCAGATAGTGCTCAGAGAATCCCAGATTCAAAAACTCAAGAGCCAGTGCGATCTTCTCGATCGCAACTGGGTCGCCGTGACCAAACCCGAAGGCGATGTAAGAGAGATTGGCATAGGTGAGGTCCTTTGGACGAACTGAAACAGCCACCTTGAGCTCTGGGAAGCCTTCGATTTCGGTATTTAAGAGATCGGATATTCCTCTCAAAAAGTCCTTAGTTTCTATAGTTATCTTAATACCACCCGATGAACGTGAATCCCTCAAAGCGGCCCTTTACCTAAAAACTTTTCAGGCGCCAAGCTCGCTCAAGAAGGAGAGTATCTGCATCTCGACCGCGAGATCTATCTGGCGCAGAGTCACGCCCTCGGGGACCTTGAGTGAGACCGGGGCGAAATTGAGGACGGCCTTTATGCCAGCTTCTGCGAATCCATCTAAGGCCTCTTGCGCTTTTGGAGCGGGCGTCGCTATCACGCAGATCTCTATATTTTCGCTTTTAAGGGCCTCTTTGAGGTCGCCCAAGCTCCTGACCTTGAGGCCATCGACGGTAAGGCCGATCTTGTTTGGGTCTGAGTCGAAGACGGCCAGGATGGGAAAGCCCTTCTCAACGAAGCCCTTATATTTGACGAGGGCCGTTCCGATCCTTCCGGCTCCTATTATGGCGACATTCCTCGCTCTTTTTAGGCCCATAAAATCGGCTATCTGAGTAGCCAAGAGACCCACGTCGTAGCCGACCCCCCTGGTGCCGAACTCTCCTAAGAAGGAGAGGTCCTTCCTGAGCTGTGGTCCGTTACCTCCAGCCAGTTCAGCAAGGTCAGAGGAGGAGACGACATCGACTCCGCTGGCCATCAGCTCTTTCAAATACCTCAAGTATATCGGGAGCCTGGTCACCGTGGCCTGAGGTATCTTCTTTGTTTTTAAGCCCTTTTCCCTCTTTGCCAAAGAGATCACCCTCGAGATTTAGCAGCCCTGCTTGCTTAAGAAGAACCCAATCTGTCAAGCATAATCGATTGAGAAAAAATGCTCAAGAAGCAAACGGTTTTAATGATTATGCCACTTCGAGTTGACCAAGGAAGCTC
Above is a window of Actinomycetota bacterium DNA encoding:
- a CDS encoding redox-sensing transcriptional repressor Rex; the encoded protein is MAKREKGLKTKKIPQATVTRLPIYLRYLKELMASGVDVVSSSDLAELAGGNGPQLRKDLSFLGEFGTRGVGYDVGLLATQIADFMGLKRARNVAIIGAGRIGTALVKYKGFVEKGFPILAVFDSDPNKIGLTVDGLKVRSLGDLKEALKSENIEICVIATPAPKAQEALDGFAEAGIKAVLNFAPVSLKVPEGVTLRQIDLAVEMQILSFLSELGA